The following proteins are encoded in a genomic region of Xenopus laevis strain J_2021 chromosome 3L, Xenopus_laevis_v10.1, whole genome shotgun sequence:
- the LOC108710606 gene encoding olfactory receptor 5F1, with amino-acid sequence MSCGASTLKLLCIWICSRLDSIMGTNYSTVTEFILTGFSRRPDLQTFLFFLFLLIYIFTVVGNIGIIFLVYHNSKFHTPMYYFIGNLAFLDLCYSADITPKMLADLVSEQKTISYSGCAIQLFFFSALGSTECVLFAVMAYDRYIAICNPLNYTLFMMEKTCVGLVAASYTVGFLHSLIETSCTFHLSFCASNILHHFACDFPQLLSISCTDSAANEIVLFVFSSSVTMPSVIIILASYISVFMAIFKINTTEGRQKPFSTCASHITAVALLYGTVLYVYLKPRSSTETVSMATVFYTVILPMLNPIIYSLRNKEIKVALKKYIKIFFTKKTLKTIPLQ; translated from the exons ATGAGTTGCGGGGCCAGCACATTGAAGTTGCTCTGCATCTG GATCTGTTCCCGACTGGATAGCATAATGGGCACCAATTATTCCACAGTAACTGAGTTCATTCTAACTGGCTTTTCCAGAAGGCCTGACCTTCAAACATTtctcttcttcctttttcttcttatatatatttttacagttgtGGGAAACATTGGAATAATATTTCTTGTGTACCACAACTCCAAGTTCCACACTCCCATGTACTATTTTATAGGTAATTTAGCTTTCTTAGACCTCTGCTACTCAGCAGATATTACGCCCAAAATGCTAGCAGATCTAGTATCAGAGCAGAAAACTATCTCCTATAGTGGCTGTGCTATTCAgctcttctttttctctgcttTAGGCAGCACTGAATGTGTTCTTTTTGCTGTTATGGCTTATGATCGCTATATTGCTATCTGCAACCCTTTAAACTATACCTTATTTATGATGGAAAAGACATGTGTAGGGTTAGTGGCAGCATCTTATACTGTTGGTTTTTTACACTCTTTAATTGAAACTTCTTGCACGTTTCATCTTTCCTTTTGTGCATCTAATATCCTTCACCATTTTGCTTGTGATTTTCCACAATTACTGAGCATTTCCTGTACAGACTCTGCCGCAAATGAAATTGTCCTGTTTGTTTTCTCATCATCTGTCACAATGCCTTCAGTTATAATTATTCTTGCATcgtatatttctgtttttatggcaatttttaaGATTAACACAACAGAGGGAAGACAAAAACCATTTTCAACCTGTGCCTCACACATAACTGCAGTTGCATTGCTTTATGGTACGGTTCTTTATGTTTATCTCAAACCCAGATCTTCCACTGAGACTGTGAGCATGGCAACAGTGTTTTATACAGTGATCCTTCCCATGTTAAATCCAATTATCTATAGCTTGAGAAATAAGGAAATTAAAGTtgccctaaaaaaatatataaaaatattttttaccaaaaaaaccctaaaaactaTTCCattacagtaa